In Chlorogloeopsis sp. ULAP01, the following proteins share a genomic window:
- the larE gene encoding ATP-dependent sacrificial sulfur transferase LarE, which yields MLTEKLKQLKAIFAEMEQALIAYSGGVDSTLVAKIAYDVLGDRALAVTAVSPSLLPEELEDASLQAATIGIPHQIIETHEMENPNYTSNPVNRCYFCKSELHDTLKPLAQKLGYPYVVDGVNADDLHDYRPGIQAAKERGARSPLAEVGITKMEVRELSVQLGLSWWNKPAQPCLSSRFPYGEEITVAKLQRVGRAEIYLRKLGWQNLRVRSEGDTARIELPPEQIKDFVLTTNLQTIVSTFQEFGFMYITLDLEGYSSGKLNRVLDQKVS from the coding sequence ATGTTGACAGAAAAACTTAAGCAACTTAAAGCCATATTTGCAGAAATGGAGCAGGCTCTTATTGCTTATTCTGGTGGTGTGGATAGCACTTTGGTTGCCAAAATTGCTTATGATGTGTTGGGCGATCGCGCTTTGGCTGTGACAGCTGTTTCACCAAGTCTGTTACCGGAAGAACTGGAAGATGCTTCCTTGCAAGCAGCAACAATTGGGATTCCTCATCAAATTATTGAGACGCACGAAATGGAAAATCCCAATTACACCTCTAACCCTGTCAACCGTTGTTATTTCTGTAAGAGTGAATTGCACGATACTCTCAAACCCTTAGCGCAGAAGTTAGGCTACCCCTATGTGGTAGATGGCGTCAATGCTGATGATTTGCACGACTATCGTCCCGGAATTCAGGCAGCAAAAGAAAGAGGTGCGCGATCGCCTTTAGCAGAAGTTGGCATTACCAAAATGGAAGTTCGCGAGCTTTCTGTGCAACTGGGTTTATCTTGGTGGAATAAACCCGCACAACCTTGTCTGAGTTCCCGTTTTCCCTATGGAGAAGAAATTACTGTTGCCAAATTACAGCGTGTGGGCAGAGCAGAAATTTACTTGCGTAAATTGGGTTGGCAGAATTTGCGCGTACGATCGGAAGGTGATACAGCCCGGATTGAACTGCCGCCAGAACAAATTAAAGATTTTGTGTTGACTACAAATTTACAAACAATAGTGTCTACATTTCAAGAGTTTGGTTTTATGTATATCACTCTAGATTTAGAAGGTTATAGCAGTGGTAAATTAAATCGGGTTCTAGATCAAAAAGTTTCTTAA
- a CDS encoding aldo/keto reductase, which translates to MSFERLNQINDYRQLGNTNLYVSPFCLGTMSFGTDWGWGADRAESHRMFNLYIERGGNFIDTANHYTNGTSETFLGEFIGNLRDRLIVGTHYSIFTQRGDFNSSGDRLKNMVHSLETSLRRLRTDYIDIYWIHHWVFGTPVEDVMRVLDQVVRTGKILYVGVSNTPAWKIAQANAIAQLRSWSPLIGVQVEYNLINRMAERDIIPMANDLHMGVVATSPLAGGILTGKYNQLALARQISISEILAQIDCTTARASLNQEIGRLNLHNLAISLELMEIARQIDRSPAQVALNWLLQQSDITSTILGARSIRQLEENLGSVEFQLDMTQLADVDAINPTDSGILYGDTVYSEVQDILLESARVVDLNQ; encoded by the coding sequence ATGTCTTTTGAAAGGCTCAATCAAATCAACGACTATCGACAGTTGGGCAACACTAATTTATATGTTTCGCCATTCTGTCTGGGTACCATGAGCTTTGGTACTGATTGGGGTTGGGGAGCCGACAGAGCCGAAAGCCATAGAATGTTTAACCTCTACATCGAACGAGGGGGAAACTTTATCGATACTGCCAACCATTACACTAACGGCACCAGCGAAACCTTTTTAGGAGAATTTATCGGCAATCTTCGAGATCGGTTGATCGTTGGTACCCACTACAGCATTTTCACCCAGCGCGGAGATTTCAATTCTAGTGGCGATCGCCTCAAAAACATGGTTCATTCACTAGAAACAAGCCTCAGACGCCTGCGAACTGATTATATCGACATCTACTGGATTCACCATTGGGTATTTGGAACTCCAGTTGAAGATGTGATGCGGGTACTAGATCAGGTGGTGCGAACGGGTAAAATTCTTTACGTAGGCGTGTCGAATACTCCTGCCTGGAAGATTGCTCAAGCAAATGCGATCGCCCAACTGCGTAGTTGGAGTCCTTTGATTGGCGTGCAAGTAGAATACAACTTAATTAACCGCATGGCAGAACGAGACATCATTCCCATGGCGAATGATTTACACATGGGTGTTGTGGCAACCTCTCCCTTAGCTGGGGGTATCCTAACGGGAAAATACAACCAACTCGCCCTCGCCAGACAAATCTCTATTTCTGAAATCCTGGCGCAGATTGATTGCACAACTGCTCGCGCGTCATTGAATCAAGAAATTGGACGATTAAATCTGCATAACTTGGCAATTTCGCTTGAATTGATGGAAATTGCTCGTCAAATCGACCGTTCCCCGGCTCAAGTTGCTTTGAACTGGTTACTGCAACAGTCAGACATTACTAGCACTATCCTGGGCGCTCGTAGCATTCGGCAACTTGAAGAAAACTTAGGTTCCGTGGAGTTTCAACTGGATATGACACAACTTGCTGATGTGGATGCAATTAATCCAACTGATTCAGGCATACTCTATGGTGATACCGTATACTCGGAAGTCCAAGACATCCTCTTAGAATCAGCCCGTGTTGTTGACCTAAATCAATAA
- a CDS encoding NB-ARC domain-containing protein produces the protein MYVQQNSLNKNRPHQPDQDLILVESATLAIQGKPLNILQRQMLKNAWEDYKYEDIAEVIYSSPALKFAESIISAKQGKTLNSLQRDILKGAWDDRKYEDIAETTHCSEGHIKDVAASLWQQLSEELGERVGKKNFKAVLERCMQNAEDLPPHWREKQKIEPIKQHFDWGDAPDVSTFYGRHQELTTLEQWIVQDHCRLVVLQGMGGIGKTALAAKLSELVQDKFEGLVWRSLHNAPFLAETLVTLFQSLSSQPSDYLPSSCDRGILLLLEWLRASRWLLVLDGAESILQSGERSGCYREGYEDYSQFFLCMGKSNHQSCLLLTTREKPEGLAAEEGETLPVRCLKLKGMQFEAAREILRAKASFCGTDEEWRALIDYYGGNPLALKIVAAGIQELFDGNLSEFLKYLKQGVLIFDELWNLLDQQFNRLPTLEREIMCWLSRKGKPVSIPQLQEKIFLSGSGVNLPEALRTLRQRSLIENTSDGFTLQPMVMEYMTKRILSRQ, from the coding sequence ATGTATGTTCAGCAAAATTCACTCAACAAAAATCGCCCACACCAACCAGATCAGGATTTAATTCTTGTTGAGTCAGCAACCTTAGCTATACAGGGCAAACCTTTGAACATTTTACAAAGGCAAATGTTGAAGAATGCTTGGGAAGATTATAAATATGAAGACATTGCTGAGGTTATTTATAGTTCTCCAGCATTAAAATTTGCCGAATCGATAATTTCAGCAAAGCAAGGCAAGACTTTGAATAGTTTGCAAAGAGATATCTTAAAGGGTGCTTGGGATGACAGGAAGTATGAAGATATAGCTGAAACTACTCACTGTTCTGAAGGACATATTAAGGACGTCGCAGCAAGTTTATGGCAGCAACTTTCTGAGGAATTAGGGGAAAGAGTTGGGAAAAAAAACTTTAAGGCAGTACTAGAACGATGTATGCAGAACGCTGAAGATTTACCTCCCCACTGGAGAGAAAAACAGAAAATAGAACCAATAAAGCAGCATTTTGATTGGGGTGATGCTCCGGATGTCTCAACTTTTTATGGACGTCATCAAGAATTAACCACTCTAGAGCAATGGATTGTTCAAGATCATTGTCGCCTAGTAGTACTTCAGGGCATGGGTGGGATAGGTAAAACGGCTTTAGCAGCAAAGCTGTCTGAGTTGGTTCAAGACAAATTTGAGGGGCTTGTTTGGCGTAGTCTCCATAATGCTCCTTTCCTAGCAGAGACTTTGGTTACTCTTTTCCAATCTCTTAGCAGCCAACCTAGTGATTATTTACCAAGTTCTTGCGATCGCGGAATTTTACTTTTACTAGAATGGTTACGTGCCTCCCGGTGGCTGTTAGTTTTAGATGGTGCCGAGTCAATTTTGCAAAGTGGTGAACGTAGTGGTTGTTATCGAGAGGGATATGAAGACTATAGTCAATTCTTTCTATGTATGGGAAAGAGCAACCATCAAAGCTGCTTACTGCTAACAACCCGCGAGAAACCCGAAGGATTAGCGGCTGAAGAGGGAGAAACTCTGCCTGTACGCTGCTTAAAATTGAAGGGGATGCAATTTGAAGCCGCGCGGGAAATTTTGAGAGCCAAGGCAAGCTTTTGTGGAACTGATGAAGAATGGAGAGCCTTGATTGATTACTATGGAGGCAATCCTCTCGCTCTCAAGATTGTGGCTGCGGGAATTCAAGAGTTGTTTGATGGTAATCTCTCAGAATTTTTAAAATATTTGAAGCAAGGAGTTTTAATTTTTGACGAGCTTTGGAACTTATTAGATCAACAATTTAATCGCTTACCAACTTTAGAGCGAGAAATTATGTGTTGGCTATCAAGGAAAGGTAAACCCGTGAGTATTCCACAGTTGCAAGAGAAAATTTTCCTCTCTGGCTCAGGAGTTAACTTGCCAGAAGCTTTGAGAACTTTAAGGCAGCGATCGCTAATTGAGAATACTTCAGACGGCTTTACACTCCAGCCAATGGTTATGGAGTACATGACAAAACGAATTTTATCGCGTCAATAG